The following proteins are co-located in the Candidatus Nitrotoga sp. AM1P genome:
- a CDS encoding bifunctional riboflavin kinase/FAD synthetase, producing the protein MLIFRGLNSTDKKPVALTIGNFDGVHLGHQALLKQLKMTAQLLGLPTAVLVFEPHPREFFTPLEAPVRLTSMREKLELFATFDVDRVYVCRFNSSFAQMSAVDFVHALSDKLAAKFVLIGDDFRFGNRRSGDFALMEKMGNQQGFKVENMHSVSHNGVRISSTAVRAALAEGDLKAAQRYLGRPYSISGRVVHGDGLGKQLGFPTANIQLKHNRPPLTGIFVVRAQGDDLPPMQGVASLGVRPTVKQNGKPVLEVHLFDFSGKVYNKHLCVDFLHKLRDEVKYLDLHSLTQQIELDVCNAKQWFIQHD; encoded by the coding sequence ATGTTGATTTTTCGCGGACTTAACTCAACAGACAAAAAGCCAGTTGCCCTAACTATAGGCAATTTTGATGGAGTACACCTTGGTCATCAGGCATTACTCAAGCAATTAAAGATGACAGCGCAGCTGCTCGGACTTCCGACAGCAGTGCTGGTATTCGAGCCGCATCCGCGTGAATTTTTTACACCGCTGGAGGCACCTGTGCGACTGACCAGCATGCGCGAGAAGCTTGAGCTTTTCGCGACATTCGATGTGGATCGGGTATACGTATGTCGCTTTAACAGCAGTTTTGCACAGATGAGCGCAGTGGATTTCGTTCATGCGCTATCAGATAAGTTGGCGGCGAAGTTCGTGTTGATTGGCGATGATTTTCGTTTCGGTAACCGACGCAGCGGCGATTTTGCGTTGATGGAGAAGATGGGGAACCAGCAAGGTTTTAAAGTAGAGAATATGCACAGCGTATCGCACAATGGCGTACGAATATCCAGTACGGCGGTGCGCGCTGCGCTGGCTGAAGGCGATCTGAAAGCGGCACAACGTTATTTGGGGCGTCCTTATAGTATCAGCGGGCGTGTGGTTCATGGGGATGGCTTAGGCAAGCAGCTGGGATTCCCGACCGCAAATATCCAGTTAAAGCACAATCGGCCGCCGCTTACCGGTATTTTTGTAGTAAGGGCGCAAGGGGATGATCTGCCACCCATGCAGGGCGTAGCGAGTTTGGGTGTACGTCCCACGGTGAAACAAAACGGCAAGCCTGTACTGGAAGTGCATCTTTTCGATTTTTCGGGCAAAGTTTATAACAAACATTTATGCGTCGATTTCCTGCACAAGTTGCGTGATGAAGTGAAATATCTCGACCTGCATAGTTTGACGCAGCAGATTGAGCTCGACGTGTGTAATGCAAAGCAATGGTTTATACAACATGATTGA
- a CDS encoding ArsC family reductase, with translation MKLYGITNCNTVKKARAWLEQHSAEYQFHDFKKQGLELELAQCWLQQIGWENLINRKGLTWRGLSAEQKQAIKDNISALPLLLEKTSVIKRPLLEQDGRLLHIGFDDASYEKIFNFKP, from the coding sequence ATGAAACTGTATGGGATTACAAATTGCAACACGGTCAAGAAAGCCCGTGCTTGGCTGGAGCAGCATAGTGCCGAGTATCAATTTCACGATTTTAAAAAACAGGGTCTTGAATTGGAACTGGCGCAGTGCTGGCTGCAACAGATAGGTTGGGAAAATCTAATCAACCGCAAGGGTCTGACTTGGCGCGGCTTATCAGCAGAACAAAAACAAGCCATCAAGGACAACATTAGCGCATTACCACTGTTGCTGGAAAAAACCAGCGTCATTAAACGCCCGCTATTGGAACAGGATGGCAGACTGCTGCATATCGGCTTTGACGATGCCAGCTACGAAAAAATTTTCAACTTCAAACCTTAA
- a CDS encoding ribulose-bisphosphate carboxylase large subunit — translation MASETMKEGKERYKAGVIPYKKMGYWEPDYKVKDTDVLAMFRMTPQPGMDPEEVAAAVAGESSTATWTVVWTDRLTACEMYRAKCYRCDLVPNTGEGTKTEAQYFVYIAYELDLFEGGSIANLTASIIGNVFGMKAVKALRLEDMRIPVAYLKTFQGPATGVIVERERLDKFGRPLLGATTKPKLGLSGRNYGRVVYEALKGGLDFVKDDENINSQPFMHWRDRFLYCMEAVNKASAATGEVKGHYLNVTAGTMEEMYARAEFAKSLGSVIIMIDLVIGYTAIQSMAIWARKNDMILHLHRAGNSAYSRQKNHGMSFRVICKWMRMAGVDHIHAGTVVGKLEGDPLMIRGYYDTLLDTHTPMNLEKGLFFEQDWASLNKCLPVASGGIHAGQMHQLLTYLGDDVVLQFGGGTIGHPQGIQAGAVANRVALEAMVLARNEGRDIWNEGPQILQDAAKWCAPLKAGLDTWKDVSFNYESTDTPDFVPSATTSV, via the coding sequence ATGGCATCTGAAACGATGAAAGAAGGTAAGGAGCGCTACAAAGCTGGCGTTATACCCTATAAGAAAATGGGCTATTGGGAGCCTGATTACAAGGTCAAAGACACAGATGTACTCGCCATGTTCCGCATGACGCCGCAACCAGGTATGGATCCAGAAGAAGTTGCCGCTGCGGTGGCAGGCGAATCTTCCACTGCCACATGGACGGTGGTGTGGACTGACCGTTTGACCGCATGCGAAATGTATCGCGCCAAGTGTTACCGTTGTGACTTGGTTCCCAACACAGGCGAAGGCACCAAAACTGAAGCTCAGTACTTTGTTTACATCGCTTATGAATTGGATTTGTTCGAAGGTGGTTCGATTGCCAACCTGACTGCTTCCATTATCGGTAACGTGTTTGGTATGAAAGCAGTGAAGGCGTTACGCCTCGAAGATATGCGTATCCCGGTTGCTTATCTCAAAACATTCCAAGGTCCTGCCACCGGCGTCATCGTCGAGCGTGAGCGTTTGGACAAATTTGGTCGTCCTCTGCTGGGTGCAACTACCAAACCTAAGCTCGGTCTTTCCGGCCGTAACTATGGACGCGTAGTGTACGAAGCTCTAAAAGGCGGCTTGGATTTCGTGAAAGACGACGAGAACATCAATTCACAGCCTTTCATGCACTGGCGTGACCGTTTCCTGTATTGCATGGAAGCCGTAAACAAAGCTTCCGCTGCAACCGGTGAAGTCAAGGGCCACTATCTTAATGTTACCGCCGGCACGATGGAAGAAATGTATGCGCGCGCCGAGTTTGCCAAGTCGCTAGGTTCGGTCATCATCATGATTGACCTCGTTATCGGCTACACCGCTATTCAGTCAATGGCGATCTGGGCACGTAAGAACGACATGATTTTGCACTTGCACCGTGCGGGTAACTCTGCCTACTCACGTCAAAAAAATCACGGTATGAGTTTCCGCGTTATTTGTAAGTGGATGCGCATGGCGGGTGTGGATCACATCCATGCTGGTACTGTCGTGGGCAAGCTGGAAGGCGATCCACTCATGATCAGGGGCTACTACGACACGCTGCTAGATACACACACGCCTATGAATTTGGAGAAAGGTCTGTTCTTCGAACAAGATTGGGCTTCACTCAATAAGTGTCTGCCAGTTGCGTCCGGTGGTATCCACGCCGGTCAGATGCACCAACTGCTAACCTATCTCGGTGACGATGTGGTTCTGCAATTCGGTGGCGGTACTATCGGCCATCCACAAGGAATACAGGCAGGTGCGGTAGCAAATCGCGTGGCACTGGAAGCCATGGTTCTGGCACGCAATGAAGGTCGCGACATCTGGAATGAAGGTCCACAAATTCTGCAAGATGCAGCCAAATGGTGCGCCCCACTCAAAGCTGGGTTGGATACGTGGAAAGATGTCAGCTTCAATTACGAGTCCACCGATACCCCTGACTTTGTTCCTTCTGCCACGACCAGCGTTTAA
- the prmB gene encoding 50S ribosomal protein L3 N(5)-glutamine methyltransferase, with protein MLHHFDHTNELHTVRDWLRFTVSAFNEAKLSFGHGSANAYDEAAYLILHTLHLPLDTLNPFLDAQLIAEEKKVLLALLKQRVDERIPVAYLTHEAWLGDFSFYVDERVIVPRSFIAELIREQFTPWVDETKIVTHVLDLCTGSACLAILAAHAFPDAIVDAVDISPAALEVAQRNVADYGLEDRINLIKSDIFSNLTDKQYDVIISNPPYVDAPSMAALPPEYRHEPQLALGSGADGLDATREILEHAAEHLNPNGLLVVEIGHNRPALEAAYPNLPFIWLEVAAGDEFVFMLRREDLI; from the coding sequence ATGTTGCATCATTTTGACCATACCAACGAACTTCACACCGTGCGTGACTGGCTGCGCTTTACGGTAAGTGCATTCAACGAAGCAAAACTCAGTTTCGGACATGGATCGGCTAATGCATACGATGAAGCAGCCTATCTTATTCTGCATACCCTGCACCTGCCGCTGGACACGCTGAATCCTTTCCTTGATGCTCAACTCATTGCTGAAGAAAAAAAAGTGTTGCTCGCATTGCTCAAACAGCGTGTAGATGAACGAATTCCTGTCGCCTATCTGACGCATGAAGCTTGGTTAGGGGACTTCAGTTTTTATGTGGACGAGCGCGTCATCGTGCCACGCTCTTTTATCGCTGAACTGATACGGGAGCAATTTACACCCTGGGTAGACGAGACGAAGATTGTGACTCACGTGTTGGATCTATGCACTGGCAGCGCCTGCCTTGCCATTTTGGCTGCTCATGCTTTCCCTGATGCCATAGTGGATGCTGTTGATATTTCTCCAGCCGCATTGGAAGTTGCGCAACGCAATGTTGCTGATTATGGCTTGGAAGATCGAATTAATCTTATAAAGTCAGATATATTTTCCAATCTGACGGACAAGCAATACGACGTCATCATTAGTAATCCACCTTATGTGGATGCGCCATCCATGGCCGCATTACCGCCAGAATACCGACATGAGCCGCAACTCGCGTTGGGCAGTGGTGCAGATGGACTAGATGCTACACGTGAAATACTGGAACATGCGGCCGAGCATCTCAACCCCAATGGATTGCTGGTGGTCGAAATCGGTCATAACCGTCCAGCGCTTGAAGCCGCATACCCTAACCTGCCGTTCATCTGGCTGGAAGTAGCTGCAGGTGACGAGTTTGTATTTATGCTGCGACGTGAGGATTTAATTTGA
- a CDS encoding LysR family transcriptional regulator, whose product MLHLTIRQLKIFDAVARHLSHSRAAKELYLSQPAVSMQIKQLEQSVGLPLFDRVGKQIHLTNAGQEMLHYTRNIAQQLEEMNAMFSEMKGLEHGRLNISAVSTASYFMPQLLAKFIQQHPKISVSLHVANRDAVIKLLADNSADLAIMGQPPEGTDMLSQPFMQNPLVVIAALNHPLTKVRNIKPKQLAQETFLLREQGSGTRGVVERYFASHHLKLPTHMEMDTNEAIKQSVQAGMGLGIISMHGIELELEMKRLQVLNVDHFPIMRHWHIVHLKNKRLSTAAHAFNQFLLNEAESLASPTPFKRN is encoded by the coding sequence ATGTTACATTTAACTATCCGCCAACTTAAAATTTTCGATGCCGTAGCACGGCATTTGAGTCACTCACGCGCGGCCAAGGAATTGTATCTCAGCCAGCCAGCAGTCTCCATGCAAATCAAGCAACTTGAACAGAGTGTCGGTTTACCTCTATTTGACCGAGTGGGCAAGCAAATACACCTGACCAACGCAGGCCAGGAAATGCTGCATTACACTCGCAACATTGCGCAACAGCTTGAGGAAATGAACGCCATGTTTAGCGAAATGAAAGGGTTGGAACATGGTCGCTTGAATATCTCCGCAGTCAGTACGGCCAGTTATTTTATGCCTCAATTATTGGCAAAATTTATCCAGCAACACCCTAAGATTAGCGTAAGCCTGCATGTTGCCAATCGTGATGCGGTAATAAAATTGCTCGCTGATAATAGCGCCGATCTCGCCATTATGGGTCAGCCACCGGAAGGTACGGATATGCTATCGCAGCCGTTTATGCAAAACCCGCTGGTTGTTATCGCTGCACTCAACCACCCTTTGACCAAAGTGCGTAACATCAAGCCCAAGCAATTGGCACAAGAAACTTTTTTGCTGCGCGAGCAAGGGTCGGGTACGCGCGGAGTGGTGGAACGATATTTCGCCAGTCACCATTTGAAATTGCCTACGCATATGGAAATGGATACTAATGAAGCAATCAAACAATCGGTGCAAGCCGGTATGGGATTAGGCATCATCTCCATGCATGGCATCGAACTGGAACTGGAAATGAAACGTCTGCAAGTACTGAATGTGGATCATTTTCCCATCATGCGTCACTGGCATATCGTCCATCTGAAGAATAAACGTCTTTCCACCGCAGCGCATGCATTCAATCAGTTTTTACTGAATGAAGCAGAGAGTCTGGCATCACCCACTCCATTCAAACGAAATTGA
- the ileS gene encoding isoleucine--tRNA ligase codes for MIDYKKTLNLPDTPFPMRGDLAKREPQMLAQWQAQQRYEKIRATSLGRPKFILHDGPPYANGDIHIGHAVNKVLKDIIVKSKTLSGFDAPYVPGWDCHGLPIELQVEKKHGKEMLPARFRELCREYAAEQIERQKKDFIRLGVLGDWNNPYLTMNHQTEADIIRALGKIYKRGYLYQGYKPVNWCLDCQSALAEAEVEHEDKTSSAIDVGFEVISIDSLAKAFGVSLPSDEKAYAVIWTTTPWTLPANQAVSVHPDFDYVLVRTPRGLLILAADLKQACLDRYALKGETLATCKGVALDGTPLHHPFDKRGVNIICGDHVTLEAGTGLVHTAPAHGLDDYFVGQKYSLPNDSPVGDDGKFLTSTPVVGGLFVWKANDVVVATLQASGHLLHLEKIQHSYPHCWRHKTPIIFRSTPQWFIGMEQFHSAQSLPKTEEGIKLRDLANNAVEATQFYPAWGKARLKAMIANRPDWCVSRQRNWGVPMPFFVHNVTTQLHPRTLELTEQVAQRVEQHGIEAWFSLDAKELLGEESMQYRKLSDTLDVWFDSGTTHESVLRRRKDLSFPADLYLEGSDQHRGWFQSSLLTSCAMNDRAPYNALLTHGFVVDGHGHKMSKSKGNVIAPQKIFDTLGADILRLWAASTDYSGEMTISDEILKRVVESYRRIRNTLRFLLANTADFDVQRDALPVDEWLEIDRYALALISRLQTEVTGDYARYEFHLVVQKLQTFCSEQLGGFYLDILKDRLYTTAQNSHARRSAQNALHHISHSLVRLMAPILSFTAEEAWEILSTQQGVSVFQQTWLSLPDLPSTDDQILVQNWTTICNWRARINKHIEEVRAAGLIGQALAAEVKIYAAGENFDVLAHLGDDLRFVLITSRATLHRVTSEAEERIEVTPSMNIKCERCWHYRADVGSDPQNATLCGRCASNLLGDGEVRKYA; via the coding sequence ATGATTGATTATAAAAAAACTCTTAATCTTCCCGACACACCTTTCCCCATGCGCGGCGATTTGGCCAAGCGCGAACCGCAGATGCTCGCTCAATGGCAGGCACAGCAACGCTATGAAAAAATACGCGCCACCAGTTTGGGACGTCCAAAGTTCATCCTGCATGACGGCCCGCCGTACGCTAATGGTGACATCCACATTGGCCATGCGGTGAATAAGGTACTCAAAGATATCATAGTCAAAAGCAAGACTTTATCCGGCTTCGATGCGCCGTATGTGCCCGGCTGGGATTGCCATGGTCTGCCAATTGAACTGCAGGTGGAAAAAAAGCATGGTAAGGAGATGCTACCTGCTCGCTTTCGCGAGCTGTGCCGCGAATACGCCGCTGAGCAAATCGAAAGACAGAAAAAGGATTTTATTCGTTTGGGTGTACTGGGTGATTGGAACAATCCTTATCTCACCATGAACCACCAAACCGAGGCGGATATCATCCGCGCTTTGGGAAAAATATATAAGCGTGGCTATCTTTATCAAGGATACAAGCCAGTGAACTGGTGTCTGGATTGTCAGTCTGCGCTGGCCGAGGCGGAAGTCGAGCATGAAGATAAAACGTCGTCCGCGATTGATGTGGGTTTTGAAGTTATAAGTATCGATTCATTGGCTAAGGCTTTTGGCGTGTCTTTGCCGAGTGATGAAAAAGCTTATGCTGTCATATGGACTACTACACCATGGACGTTACCCGCTAATCAGGCAGTAAGCGTACATCCTGATTTTGACTATGTGCTGGTTAGAACGCCACGTGGATTGCTGATACTGGCGGCTGATCTAAAACAAGCATGTTTGGATCGCTATGCATTGAAGGGGGAAACGCTCGCCACTTGCAAGGGCGTTGCGCTAGATGGCACGCCATTACATCACCCTTTCGATAAACGTGGGGTAAATATTATTTGTGGGGACCATGTAACGCTGGAAGCGGGTACAGGCTTGGTACATACCGCCCCGGCACATGGCCTGGACGACTATTTTGTTGGTCAAAAATACAGCCTGCCTAATGACAGCCCGGTGGGTGACGATGGCAAATTCCTCACTAGCACGCCAGTGGTCGGCGGTTTGTTCGTATGGAAAGCGAATGACGTGGTGGTTGCTACACTTCAGGCCAGCGGGCATCTGCTGCACCTGGAAAAAATACAACATAGCTACCCGCACTGCTGGCGGCACAAGACTCCAATCATTTTTCGTTCTACGCCGCAGTGGTTCATTGGCATGGAGCAATTTCACTCCGCTCAGTCCCTTCCGAAGACAGAAGAGGGAATAAAGCTGCGCGACCTCGCCAACAATGCGGTCGAAGCCACACAATTTTACCCGGCATGGGGCAAGGCGCGATTGAAAGCAATGATTGCAAACCGTCCGGACTGGTGTGTGTCGCGTCAGCGTAATTGGGGCGTGCCGATGCCGTTCTTCGTCCACAACGTAACTACGCAGTTACATCCGCGCACACTTGAGTTGACCGAACAGGTCGCGCAGCGCGTCGAGCAGCACGGAATAGAGGCGTGGTTTTCGTTGGACGCTAAAGAGTTGTTAGGCGAAGAATCGATGCAATACCGCAAACTTTCGGACACGCTGGACGTGTGGTTTGATTCCGGTACCACTCATGAGTCAGTACTACGCCGACGTAAAGATTTGTCATTCCCGGCTGATTTGTATCTGGAAGGGTCGGATCAACATCGCGGCTGGTTTCAATCTTCATTGCTTACCTCCTGTGCCATGAATGACCGTGCGCCCTACAACGCATTGCTCACCCATGGTTTTGTAGTGGATGGCCATGGACATAAGATGAGCAAATCCAAGGGTAATGTCATCGCACCGCAGAAAATTTTTGATACGCTGGGTGCGGACATCTTGCGTCTGTGGGCTGCGTCCACTGACTACTCCGGCGAGATGACCATCTCTGATGAGATTCTTAAGCGTGTAGTAGAAAGCTACCGCCGCATTCGCAATACTTTACGCTTTTTGTTAGCGAACACTGCCGATTTCGATGTGCAGCGAGATGCCTTGCCAGTGGATGAATGGCTGGAAATTGACCGCTACGCTTTGGCATTGATAAGCCGATTGCAGACAGAGGTTACTGGCGATTATGCGCGCTATGAGTTCCATCTGGTCGTACAGAAATTGCAGACTTTTTGTTCCGAGCAACTGGGCGGATTTTATCTGGATATTCTCAAAGACCGTCTCTACACTACGGCACAAAATTCACACGCACGACGCTCAGCGCAGAATGCACTGCACCATATTAGTCATAGCCTGGTGAGATTAATGGCGCCGATACTCAGCTTCACCGCAGAAGAAGCGTGGGAGATATTGAGTACCCAGCAAGGCGTGAGCGTGTTTCAGCAGACATGGCTTTCCCTACCAGATTTGCCGAGCACAGACGATCAAATTTTGGTGCAAAATTGGACGACAATTTGCAACTGGCGTGCCAGAATAAATAAGCACATCGAAGAGGTACGCGCTGCTGGGTTGATTGGCCAAGCGCTGGCCGCCGAGGTGAAAATTTACGCAGCGGGTGAAAATTTTGATGTGCTTGCCCATCTGGGTGATGACCTGCGATTTGTGCTGATAACATCGCGTGCTACCCTGCATCGCGTCACATCTGAAGCAGAAGAGCGCATTGAAGTGACGCCGAGCATGAATATCAAGTGCGAACGTTGCTGGCATTACCGCGCTGACGTAGGCAGCGATCCTCAAAACGCTACTCTATGTGGGCGCTGCGCCAGTAATTTATTGGGTGACGGCGAGGTGCGCAAGTATGCTTAA
- the ispH gene encoding 4-hydroxy-3-methylbut-2-enyl diphosphate reductase produces MELLLANPRGFCAGVDRAIEMVERALALHGAPIYVRHEVVHNEFVVANLRKKGAVFIEDLADVPAGSILIFSAHGVSQAIRSEAKIRGFTVFDATCPLVTKVHSEVARLRERGKEIIMIGHAGHPEVEGTMGQGDGSMYLVESPADAQLLDVRDPTNVAFVTQTTLSVDDTAAIISVLKTRFPGIIGPSKNDICYATQNRQDSVKHLASQCDVVIVVGSPSSSNSNRLREVAHNMNVPAYLVDNAGELQAEWLSGKLHIGISAGASAPEVLVQDVIARLRELGAESVRELDGISENVVFPIPKVLA; encoded by the coding sequence ATGGAACTATTACTCGCCAATCCCCGCGGTTTTTGTGCTGGCGTTGATCGCGCCATCGAAATGGTCGAGCGTGCGTTGGCTTTGCACGGCGCCCCAATTTATGTGCGCCACGAAGTGGTACACAACGAGTTTGTGGTTGCTAACTTGCGTAAAAAAGGTGCAGTGTTCATTGAGGATTTAGCCGATGTGCCGGCGGGCAGTATCCTCATTTTTAGCGCACATGGCGTATCGCAAGCGATACGAAGCGAAGCAAAGATACGTGGGTTCACGGTATTCGACGCAACTTGCCCGCTGGTAACCAAAGTACATAGCGAAGTTGCGCGCCTGCGCGAACGGGGCAAGGAAATTATTATGATAGGGCACGCTGGGCATCCCGAAGTGGAAGGCACGATGGGGCAGGGCGACGGTAGCATGTATTTAGTGGAGTCGCCCGCAGACGCACAGCTTCTGGACGTGAGAGACCCAACTAATGTCGCTTTTGTCACCCAAACTACCCTGTCCGTGGATGATACCGCTGCCATTATCTCGGTGCTCAAAACACGTTTCCCGGGCATTATAGGCCCCAGTAAGAATGACATTTGCTATGCAACGCAGAACCGTCAGGATTCAGTCAAACATCTGGCCAGTCAGTGCGACGTAGTAATCGTAGTGGGGTCGCCCAGCAGTTCTAATTCAAACCGCTTGCGCGAAGTGGCGCACAACATGAACGTCCCCGCTTACCTAGTTGATAATGCGGGTGAATTGCAAGCGGAATGGCTGTCGGGAAAATTACATATCGGCATTTCAGCCGGCGCCTCTGCCCCGGAAGTGCTAGTACAGGACGTGATTGCGCGGTTACGAGAACTGGGTGCAGAAAGTGTGCGTGAATTGGATGGCATTAGCGAAAACGTGGTATTCCCAATTCCTAAAGTGCTTGCCTGA
- the lspA gene encoding signal peptidase II, giving the protein MTKPGGREAELKHWLSLATVIVILDQITKLWISQIFVYGENVAVTDFFNLVLVHNSGAAFSFLSNAGGWQRWLFSAVAVTASVWIIWLLRKHKQEKLFCFALTLILGGALGNLIDRAAYGYVVDFLDFYWNTYHFPAFNIADSAVTCGAGLLLWESFAKKT; this is encoded by the coding sequence ATGACAAAGCCGGGTGGGAGAGAGGCAGAGTTGAAACACTGGTTAAGCTTGGCAACAGTAATAGTCATCCTCGATCAGATCACCAAGCTATGGATAAGCCAGATTTTTGTCTATGGCGAGAATGTGGCGGTGACAGATTTTTTTAACTTGGTGCTTGTGCACAACAGTGGCGCGGCGTTCAGCTTTCTCAGTAATGCGGGAGGCTGGCAACGTTGGTTATTCAGCGCCGTCGCCGTGACTGCTTCAGTATGGATAATTTGGTTACTGCGCAAGCATAAGCAGGAGAAACTGTTTTGTTTTGCTCTGACATTGATACTAGGTGGTGCACTGGGTAACCTGATAGACCGTGCTGCTTATGGTTATGTGGTGGACTTCCTGGATTTTTACTGGAACACTTATCACTTTCCAGCATTCAACATTGCAGATTCAGCAGTTACCTGTGGTGCGGGCTTATTACTGTGGGAAAGTTTTGCAAAAAAAACATAG
- the dapE gene encoding succinyl-diaminopimelate desuccinylase gives MSPTLELAKQLIARRSLTPFDEGCLALIGARLEPLGFKLEMLRYDNVDNLWARRGSNGPVVCFAGHTDVVPTGPVDQWHSDPFTPTLRDGMLYGRGAADMKGSLAAFVTSIEQFVAAHPSHVGSIALLLTSDEEGIAINGTVRVVEALQMRGEKMDYCIVGEPTSSIKIGDTIKNGRRGSLSGKLTVKGVQGHIAYPHLAKNPIHLAAPAIADLAAMVWDNGNTYFPATTWQISNIHSGTGATNVIPGIVEIEFNFRFSTASTVEELKAKTHAILDQHGLNYELAWSLSGKPYLTPRGDLVDAVGAAIKEITGIETELSTSGGTSDGRFIADICPQVIEFGPLNATIHKLNECVSVTDLDILSEIYCRTLVNLLVNKI, from the coding sequence ATGTCCCCCACCCTGGAACTTGCCAAACAACTTATTGCCCGTCGTTCACTCACACCGTTTGATGAAGGCTGTTTGGCTCTCATCGGCGCGCGCCTCGAACCACTGGGGTTCAAGCTGGAAATGTTACGCTACGATAATGTGGACAACCTGTGGGCTCGGCGCGGCAGCAATGGCCCCGTGGTATGTTTTGCTGGCCACACCGATGTTGTGCCAACCGGCCCTGTGGACCAATGGCACAGCGACCCATTCACGCCAACCCTACGTGATGGCATGTTATATGGGCGCGGCGCTGCCGACATGAAGGGCTCACTGGCTGCCTTCGTTACTTCCATCGAACAATTTGTGGCAGCACACCCCAGTCATGTAGGTTCAATTGCCTTGTTACTGACTTCGGATGAAGAAGGTATAGCCATAAATGGCACAGTTCGCGTAGTAGAAGCATTGCAAATGCGCGGCGAAAAAATGGATTACTGTATCGTGGGCGAACCCACCTCATCTATCAAAATCGGCGACACCATCAAAAATGGTCGACGCGGCTCGCTCTCAGGCAAACTTACCGTAAAAGGAGTGCAAGGCCACATCGCTTATCCGCATTTAGCCAAAAATCCTATTCATCTTGCCGCTCCGGCCATCGCCGATCTAGCCGCAATGGTATGGGATAATGGAAACACTTACTTTCCGGCTACAACTTGGCAGATTTCCAACATACACAGTGGCACCGGGGCAACTAATGTTATTCCGGGCATAGTGGAAATCGAATTCAATTTTCGTTTTTCAACAGCAAGCACCGTGGAAGAACTGAAAGCCAAGACCCACGCCATTCTCGATCAACATGGGCTGAATTATGAGTTGGCCTGGTCACTATCCGGCAAGCCCTATCTCACTCCACGGGGCGATCTGGTAGATGCAGTGGGCGCTGCTATCAAGGAGATAACGGGTATCGAAACCGAACTTTCTACCAGTGGCGGCACGTCGGATGGGCGCTTTATAGCCGATATCTGCCCGCAAGTAATCGAGTTCGGTCCGCTTAACGCAACGATACATAAACTCAATGAATGCGTATCCGTAACCGACTTGGATATATTGTCGGAAATCTACTGCCGAACATTGGTCAATTTGCTGGTCAATAAAATATGA